The following proteins are encoded in a genomic region of Thermothielavioides terrestris NRRL 8126 chromosome 5, complete sequence:
- a CDS encoding glycoside hydrolase family 71 protein (CAZy_ID 270203) → MAEHQLLDLATFVPLLDAQLAAGPAEPAGNPARWALVNAVIALALRAKMAPGAEAELSIYQRAFYRNATTVMSELILQEPGLLSVQALLAMAMFARATSDTRAFAMLVTSALRQLELLVAAQNQSPANGAFDMANRAQLMQAYGVVSAFEALARQHALLNSPADVSISIGGVVQLGTWSDTPDSKSGLYHGNVSFNGHVADVVLSLSRNGNRGHCPAAACKQTIRSGSGGGEPAYNDWGIWTNPEPTANIGCSPPCWRGGSSGVGFGDESRTPSRAANKLTPTATSPSGPCISILVLYNDNSASGEAD, encoded by the exons ATGGCCGAGCACCAGCTGCTCGACCTGGCCACGTTCGTCCCTCTCCTCGACGCCCAACTcgcagccggcccagccgAGCCCGCCGGTAACCCTGCCAGATGGGCCCTCGTCAACGCGGTTATCGCGCTCGCCCTCCGCGCGAAGATGGCGCCaggcgccgaggccgagttgTCCATCTATCAGCGGGCCTTCTACCGGAACGCCACGACGGTGATGTCCGAGCTGATCCTGCAGGAGCCGGGCTTGTTGTCGGTGCAGGCGCTGTTGGCGATGGCCATGTTTGCGCGTGCTACCTCGGACACCCGGGCTTTTGCCATGCTGGTCACCAGTGCGCTGCGTCAGCTGGAACTGCTGGTGGCAGCCCAGAATCAGTCGCCAGCAAACGGAGCGTTCGACATGGCTAATCGGGCACAGTTGATGCAGGCGTACGGCGTCGTCTCCGCCTTTGAGGCGCTCGCGCGGCAGCA CGCGCTCCTGAACTCACCCGCCGATGTCTCAATCAGCATCGGCGGCGTGGTCCAGCTTGGCACCTGGAGCGACACTCCCGACAGCAAGTCCGGTCTCTACCACGGAAACGTGTCGTTCAACGGCCATGTCGCAGACGTAGTCCTCTCGCTCTCGCGCAACGGTAAC CGGGGACACTGCCCGGCTGCGGCCTGCAAACAGACGATCCGGTCTGGCAGTGGTGGCGGCGAGCCGGCCTACAACGATTGGGGCATCTGGACGAACCCGGAGCCTACGGCCAACATcggctgctcgccgccctgc TGGCGCGGTGGAAGCAGCGGCGTTGGCTTTGGAGACGAATCTCGGACACCTTCACGGGCGGCCAACAAACTGACGCCCACGGCGACGTCCCCGTCGGGCCCATGCATCAGCATCCTGGTGCTGTACAACGATAACAGCGCGTCGGGCGAGGCGGACTAG